One Tamlana carrageenivorans genomic region harbors:
- a CDS encoding IS4 family transposase, whose product MINITLFSQIITKLEKSRFNKLVRFHNTDKHQKGFDSWSHLVSMLFCQFANSQSVRDISNGLRSATGNLNHLGMLAAPSKSTISYQNKHRSWELFRDYYYVLLESLGQQAGMKRTNFKIKSKIFLLDATVISLCLSLFDWAKYKTKKGAVKMHTLLDYDGHLPAYVNITDGKTADNKGAYDIPLLKGSVIVADRFYNDFDLLKIWDSNGVNFVVRHKDNIQFKSVKELELPENRHQHVLKDEIIELTGAKTKEKYPKRLRRVALWDDKNGQTIEVITNQKSWTANTITELYKARWEVEIFFRDIKQQLHIKSFIGTSQNAVMIQIWTALITILILKALKTQAKHPWYLSNLVAFIRLNLFVKVNLHKWLDNPFAKEQPPPNKHIQGVLF is encoded by the coding sequence ATGATAAATATAACGCTGTTTTCTCAAATAATCACAAAATTAGAAAAGTCAAGGTTCAATAAATTAGTCAGGTTTCATAACACAGATAAACATCAAAAAGGATTTGACAGTTGGTCTCACTTAGTATCGATGTTGTTTTGTCAATTTGCGAACAGTCAATCTGTTAGAGATATCAGCAACGGATTGCGTTCAGCAACAGGAAACCTGAATCATTTAGGCATGTTAGCAGCGCCTTCAAAATCTACTATAAGCTACCAAAATAAACATCGAAGCTGGGAGCTTTTCAGAGACTACTATTATGTATTATTAGAGAGTTTAGGACAGCAAGCAGGAATGAAGCGTACTAATTTCAAAATAAAGTCCAAAATATTTTTATTAGATGCAACCGTGATAAGTCTTTGTTTAAGTTTGTTTGATTGGGCAAAATACAAGACTAAAAAAGGAGCTGTAAAAATGCACACCTTGCTTGATTATGATGGTCATTTACCAGCTTATGTAAATATTACAGATGGCAAAACAGCGGATAATAAAGGGGCTTACGACATCCCGCTTTTAAAAGGAAGTGTTATTGTTGCTGATCGGTTTTACAACGATTTTGATTTACTAAAGATTTGGGACAGCAACGGAGTCAATTTTGTAGTCAGACATAAAGACAATATTCAATTTAAATCAGTCAAAGAGTTAGAATTGCCAGAAAACAGGCATCAACACGTTCTAAAAGATGAAATCATTGAATTAACAGGCGCTAAGACAAAAGAGAAATATCCCAAAAGACTTCGCAGGGTTGCCTTGTGGGATGATAAAAATGGACAAACTATTGAGGTTATTACCAATCAGAAGTCTTGGACAGCAAACACTATTACGGAGCTTTATAAGGCTAGATGGGAAGTGGAAATATTTTTTAGAGACATCAAACAGCAATTACACATCAAGTCTTTCATTGGAACTAGTCAAAATGCGGTTATGATACAGATCTGGACGGCATTAATTACCATTCTCATTTTAAAAGCGCTAAAAACACAAGCAAAGCATCCTTGGTATTTATCTAATTTAGTAGCCTTTATTAGATTAAATCTTTTTGTGAAAGTAAATTTACATAAATGGCTAGATAATCCGTTTGCAAAAGAACAACCACCACCCAATAAGCACATACAAGGGGTTCTTTTTTGA
- a CDS encoding glycoside hydrolase family protein, with product MDVLDQEYKKGKYQEEKAETRRLPSSDMLWHFNVNSFVRQMRGMYGKIGVLRKGDKGEIVRELNIRLSGFGGNIPTDEFTDRTVAIVKQFQRDYMKIAPTGEVGRDELKAIDDFSEKYDISDEFWGQIKCSCVSKGETKWNKLRNKTELNNCDGFGDHTGIGAYRENKPKSEGFHMYEYPGIHRSLLFAVKALQFYLSKQTTYKLDHVSSGYRCRFKNYKTTNHQGKAIDLQFSKGDWKIRNAKKKNVIPLRSIRDDFYVKYLGAQEEWTDTNKFSIEPIGLEYHSGGELRYDRTFSWIHMDVRRFESIYLVDDYFCKNSNSLNKKSMLSGEYEKSSSESSTNSEERIDPAILSPSDSIIEFIKDWEKFKPNVYNDSNGYATIGYGHLIKRDNLEDIIIPQEFSNGLTEIEATKLLTKDIKKFELALKRDVKVKLHQREFDALIDLLYNCGEYFLARGKAPRLYSALKEKRYNDAATEFLDIENKTRRKQNYEIFTKGNYDSTH from the coding sequence ATGGATGTACTAGACCAGGAATATAAAAAGGGTAAATATCAAGAAGAAAAAGCCGAAACCCGCCGCTTACCAAGTTCAGATATGTTATGGCATTTTAATGTGAATAGTTTTGTTCGGCAGATGCGGGGGATGTATGGAAAAATAGGTGTTTTAAGAAAAGGAGATAAAGGAGAAATAGTTAGAGAACTTAATATTCGTTTATCTGGTTTTGGAGGAAATATTCCTACTGATGAGTTTACAGACCGCACGGTAGCTATAGTAAAACAGTTTCAGCGTGATTATATGAAAATTGCTCCTACAGGAGAAGTAGGTAGGGATGAATTGAAAGCTATTGACGATTTTTCTGAAAAATATGATATTTCTGATGAATTTTGGGGGCAAATAAAATGTAGTTGTGTTTCTAAGGGTGAAACAAAATGGAATAAATTAAGAAATAAGACAGAATTAAATAATTGTGACGGATTTGGGGATCACACAGGTATAGGTGCTTATAGGGAGAATAAGCCTAAATCAGAAGGCTTCCATATGTACGAATATCCAGGAATTCACAGAAGTTTATTATTTGCTGTTAAAGCTTTACAGTTTTACCTTAGTAAGCAGACGACTTATAAACTAGATCACGTAAGTTCAGGTTATAGGTGTCGTTTTAAAAATTACAAAACTACAAACCATCAAGGTAAAGCAATTGATTTACAGTTTAGTAAAGGTGATTGGAAAATAAGAAATGCGAAAAAGAAAAACGTAATACCTTTGAGGAGTATAAGAGATGATTTTTATGTCAAATATTTAGGTGCTCAGGAGGAATGGACTGATACTAATAAGTTCTCTATAGAACCAATAGGTTTAGAATACCATAGTGGTGGAGAATTAAGATATGATCGTACTTTTAGTTGGATTCATATGGATGTTAGAAGATTTGAATCAATATATCTGGTAGATGATTATTTTTGTAAAAATTCAAATTCTCTAAATAAAAAAAGTATGTTGTCAGGAGAATATGAAAAAAGTTCTTCAGAGTCATCAACAAATTCGGAAGAGAGAATAGATCCAGCTATTCTCAGTCCAAGTGATTCAATTATTGAATTTATTAAAGATTGGGAAAAATTTAAGCCTAATGTTTATAATGATTCTAACGGGTATGCAACTATTGGTTATGGTCATTTGATTAAAAGGGATAACCTAGAAGATATTATAATTCCTCAAGAATTTAGCAATGGTCTAACAGAAATTGAAGCTACCAAGTTATTAACAAAGGATATTAAAAAATTTGAGTTAGCACTTAAAAGAGATGTGAAAGTGAAATTACATCAAAGGGAGTTTGATGCCTTAATAGACTTACTTTATAATTGTGGGGAATACTTTTTAGCAAGAGGAAAAGCTCCTCGCCTATATTCCGCCTTAAAGGAAAAAAGATACAACGATGCAGCTACTGAATTTTTAGACATTGAAAATAAAACTAGAAGAAAACAAAATTATGAAATTTTCACAAAAGGGAATTATGACTCAACGCATTAA